The Patescibacteria group bacterium genome segment TGGTTACCATATTCAGAAGCATAGATAGCTCTTTTTAAAACTTCCAAAGATTTTTGCGCCGTCTCCAAGGGCACTTCAGCTGCTTTTTTAGTGGCCGCTTGGCCGCCCTTGGTTTTAACCACCGCTTGATAAGCCCGCATATCCTTATCAACTAAAATAAACAAATCTTTCTGAAGTTTAACAATTTCCTTGTTTAACTGTTTAAACTGTTCCTCAACCTCTCGATACTTGCCTTTACCAATCGTTAAAAGACAAACCTTATTCACCAAAGCCGCAGCCAAAGCACCAGCCAAAGCCGAAGCACTACCTCCACCAGGAGCGGATTTTTTAGAAGCAACTTCATTTAAAAATTTTTTCATTCTTTTAATTTGTTTTCCAAAATCTGGTCTTCTTTAAAATCGATTAATTGAAGTTCAGCTAAATCAATCCCCTCTAAAGCCGCCTTGGGAACCATACCATAGATTTCAGAGCCAAAAACCTTAATTCCTCTTTTTCCCACCTCTTCCTTAACTTTTCGAAAAACCACATCCATGTTCGTTTTTTCAAAATCACATAAATTAATCGAAACCTGAACAAAACCTTTATCCTTAATAGCAAAACCTAAAGCCTTGACTGCCGGAAAACCACCGTCTTTTTCCCGAATCAACCTGGCAATCTCTTTAGCAATTTCAACGTCTTGAGTATCAAGATTAATATTGTAAGCGATTAAAAACTTCCGGGCGCCAATCACCATTGCCCCAGCTGTGGGATGCATTTGACTCGGACCAAAGTCAGGTTTTCTTTCAGGATTACTAGTAATTTCCTTTTTCAAATCCTCGTAATCACCTTGCCTGACATTAGCCAAATTAACTCTTTCTGGTCTACTAGCCGCCGCTTCATATAAATAAACTGGAATCTTCAATTCTTCGCCAACTCTTTTCCCCAATCTCTTAGCTAATTCAACACACTCTTCCATGGAAACATTGGCCACCGGTATAAAGGGAACGACATCAATGGCCCCAATTCGAGGATGTTCACCCTGATGTTTTTCCATATCAATTAATTCGGTTGCCTTTTTAATCATCTCCCAAACCGCAACCAAAACCGCTTCTGGTTCACCAACAATTGTCGCTAAAGAACGGTTATGATCCTTGTCCCACTCAACGTCTAAAACTCTAACCTTTTCTTTATCACGAGCGGCATTAGCAATGGCCTGAATAATCTCTTGGTTTCTACCTTCAGAAAAATTGGGAACACACTCAATAATTTTATCCATCAGAAGAATTATATAATAAGATTCTCTTGAAGCCAATTAGAAGTAATAATTAAAATTGACAATGCCCTCTGCCAGACCTACTCTCAACTCTAGCAATAAAAATATCTCCTTCTTGGATAGGCTCAATAATTTCACAGGAAACAGAGCCAATTTCTCCAGGATAACCAACATTAACACTTCCCCCTACTTTTAAGCTATTTAAAACCTCAGAGCCATAAACTATTTCTTGTTGAATATCGCCTTCAAATCTAACTCTTATTGATCTTTCTTGATTTTTATATCTCTCCATCCTATTTTTTAATAATCTTTTAATAATTATTTATTTACCAAGTCCCCTCGATATCCTCAGGATTAACTCCAGAGTTTAATAATCGGGCCGCCTCTTCAGCTGTTTCAGGATCGAGAAAAAGCTGATCACCCGCACCGGTTCTGGCTCCTTCTCCAAATCTAACAATACCACCTTTTTGGGTATCTCTAACATGGGGATAACACCCTATCTCACCAGGTAGATAAACTACCTCAAACCTTCCTTCAGCTTCTAAATTCCTTCCCATTTTATTTTTTAATTATTTTTCTTTTTTTCAAAGCCTCTAAAACCTTTTCGTGAATCTCTTGAGGCGTTAACAAATCATCATCAAAACAATTAATTCTTATCCAATAAGGATATCTTCTTACCAATCGCAAATAAACTTCCGAACTCTTTTTTTGATGGTCCAAATCAGCTTCGTGAATATCCCGCCCCTGACCTCCAATATAACCACGATTTCCCTTCTTGTCAACCAATAGCTGGCCAATAACAACTGGCATATAAAGAAAAATAACAATATCCTCCTTGGGAATACCAAAAATTTCATATTCCAACTTTTCTAAAAAACGAAGAAATTTTATTTGTTCTTCTTTAGGCAATTTGGCGGTCTGGTGACCCATACTCGAACCTGTATAACGATTAGCGACCACAAGTTTGCCTTGAGTCAACCATTTCTCAATTCTTTCCTTGGCTTCAAACCGATCACCAGCATAAGTCAGAGAAGCTAAATAAGGACTGACTTCATCATTGCCACCAAATTCCCCTTTTAAAAACCGCCCCACTAACTTCCCAAAAAAAGAAGTGTAGTATTGAGGAAAATCAGCCTCTTCAACCTGATAGCCATTTGCTTTTAAATAGAAAATCAACAACTTTAACTGAGTTGTCTTCCCGCTCCCATCGGTTCCTTCTAAAACAATAAACTTGCCTTTCTTCGTTTCCTTAACAGGTTTTCTCATTTTAGTCTATCCAAATGAGTATAATTCCTAACGCCAGCGTAATTAATAACAGCCCATTTTCTATAAGCCCTCTCGCCATGAATCTCAACATGGCAATGCGAACAAACAGGAATATAAACATTCTCAACGGCTACTCTTTCTTGATCAATCGGTACTAAAGGCCTCACAACATATTCCTCTCCATCACTAAGCATTCCTTTCCAGTAATAAAGCTCAGTCAAGGCTTGTGTTTCTGCTCCGGCACCACAAAGACATTGCGGATACATTGTAAAATACTCAATCTCTCTATTTTCTCTCTGAGCCCTTAAGACTTCTAAAATCGGTGGGAAAGCTTCTCCAGTAGCAAATCTTTCTATAAGTCCACCAGCATACTTTATACCCCTAGCGATAGCAATCTCAGGAATTGTTACCGCAGCTCTTTCTCTTTGGTAAAGATAAGGCAAAGCTTTAGATTTCCCAAAGGTTATCAAATTAATTTCATCCTGAATAAGCAAATCAACATTACATTTTCTAACAACCTCTATAGCTTGAGCGATATCTTCCACCTCAATAAGTTCGACCGAATCAGGAAAAGCCTCAATCAACGACTGATGTCTATCTGCTTTTCTCGCTTTTGCTGGTCTCAAATGAATAACCTTCAATCCTCTCTTAGCAGCCTCATAGCCTAATCCGGCTAAAAATATACTTTTACCTCCCCTCATCCCTCCTCCTGCATACAAAGCTTTGTAATCTGCATCTCCCTCCAAAAAACCATGTCTCTCAACAACAAGTTTAACCATCGCCTCGACCCGAGGACGAGTCTGCCAACCAAGTTCTCTGTCTGGAGCAAGATAATAATTAACTCCTTGTTCATCCATAATAATATGACCGAACTCGCCATCAACAACTTCAGCGGCTGGTCCTGGAAAAGGAGCCTCTTCTTCCATAAAAGAAGGTAAAGGTTTTTCCTTTATCTTTGGATCAAAACTTTCAAATCTAATCGACCCTGACCAATGCAAATCAAGATCCTGCTTCATTTCAGAAAATCTTGTACAAGGACTATTTTCGGGTGTCACAAATTATTAATTCCTTTCTGGGCAGAAAAGAAATAAAAAGGAAGAGTCTAATGTTTTTATTTTTAGCCCTTATCCTTTTGCGAGTCAAGACTTAAAGTTTCTTCAACTCCTGCTCGCCATTGTTGATAAATCTCTGGATGACCACAGGATTTTGATTCTTGACACTTACCTTTGTAACAACTAGGTCCAAGCTCTTCAAATAATTCTGGGTAATTTTTAATTGAAACCTCGGCAATCTGAAACATCCAATCACGACTTTCCCATTGGGCTCTATCACAGAGTCTTCGCTTACCAATATGAAGAATATCAGTGGCATTGGTCACTAAAAACGTAGGTACACTAATCATAACAAGAACCCCATGATCAAGTTCTGGCTCCGGAAAACCCAACTCCCGGCCTTTTCCGATAAAAGCCTTTGATAAGCCCAAAGTTTGGAGAAATAATTCTTTGGCTCTGGGATTGGCCTCAATTGAAGGCGGAATAACCACCTGATACCTTTTAGCGGCCTCCCAAATCGTCATTGCCCGTCTAATAGGAATTCTATGTCTCCTTATTTCTTGACCATTAGCTTCACTCATCGCTCCCATAACCAGAAAATGAGGATGTTCAGTCACAGAGGTATGGCCTGATTCAATAATATTCTCTAAAACCCTTAACTGTTCTTCTCTAGAAAAATCGGTAACAAATTCTGAAGGCGGTTTCTCCTGCCAGCAAGTCTTGGCCGCAACCGCCGCTCGGCCAACTGGATTGAAACTTAGAGGATGAACAATCACCTCGCCTTCATAACCATATAAATAAGCGGCTCTCATCTCTTCGATTCTCATCCGGTCCTCAAAACTAATTCCTTCTTGCTTAGCTACCCTTTTTAAATTTTCAATCGTCATTGGTAACTCTTGACCTAAAGTTTGAAGAACCTCCTCAGCCATATCCCTCATCGCCTGATAGGGTGAATTCAAATTGTCAATGGCAAAATCAACTAATTTCGGTCCTTGAATGGTAACCACCATATTCGAATCAAAAGACCAAGGAAAAACATAACGAGCGTCTTCTTTAGGAATTCCCATTTCAACCATCTGATTATAAGCAGCCATTGCTTGGTTCGCTAATTCCAAAAATTGGCCTTCAAACTCAGTTCCCATAATGCATTTAGGAGGATGAATCCTGCTAAGATCACCTTTTTCAATATTAATTCTCGCATAACGCCATGACTGGGCGCTGTAAACATCCCTGCCTAAGGTAATTAAATCATGGTCTAATCTTGGAATATGTTCCAAAGAAAAGCCAACTACGATTCCGGCCAAGGCTTGTCTTAGACCTTCAGCGTTAAAATATTTTTCCGAAACCATTTGTTCAAGAGTATCTCTTAATTCAGGCGAACAGCCAATTTCCATCTCTTTAACATGGGCTTCTTCAGGAGGAAAAGGAGATTCGGCTCTAAGACAATAAAGTTCACCTAAAAGTGGCTCTCTTCCTAATTCTGGCGAGGTCATTCTGTCCTTTCTACTACTGATAACTGGCAGAAAACTATTTCTTCTTTTGGGGTAGTTTAGTTAATTTAATCTTCGCTTGTCTTAAAAGTTTTTTTGTTTCCGGATCAGGTCGATAGACTCGACGATAAACAATTTTTTCAATGCCAGCATTAATCAAAACTTTAGCACAATTATAACAAGGAAGCCAGTTAACATATAAAGTCGAACCATTAGTGGAAACGCCGTGATAAGCCGCTTGAACAACAGTATTGACTTCAGCGTGAACTGTCCGAACACAGTGACCACCCCTCACCAAACAACCCTTAGCATAACAATCAGGAATACCCTTAGGGGCGCCACAATAACCAGTAGAAATAATTTTCTTATCCTTGACCAAAATGGCGCCAGCATGAAGACGTTGGCAAGTCGCCCGAGTTGAAACTAAATCAGAGATTTGAAGAAAATAATCATCCCAAGAAGGTCGGAAGTTTTTCTTTCTTTTGCCTGCCATCTGTTATTTGATAACAGATAAAGAAAATCTTTGTCAACTAGCAAAAGATAAAATTAAAGAAAAATAATAGCAATATTTTTACTTTGGTTTTGTCCAAGAAGCCCAATCACATTTAGGGTAATTGGAGCAACCATAAAATTGTTTGCCTTTTCTAGTTTTCCTGACCACAATTTCCCCACCACATTTTGAACACTTGACTCCTTTAAGTTTCGGCACATAAGGAGCCGTGTATTTACATTCTGGAAACCGGGAACAGGACAAAAACTTACCAAACCTGCCAATCCGAATCACTAGTTTCCCTTGTTTGCATTCCGGACATTTTTCATCAGTGACTTCAGTAGGAATTTGAACCCGCTCGGCCACTTGAGCTACTCCCTCAAGCTGTTTTTCAAAAGGCTGGTAAAATTCTTTAATGACTGGCACCCATTTTCTTTTACCATTAGCAATTTCATCTAATTCATCTTCCATCTTGGCGGTAAAATCATAATCAACAATTTCCGAAAAATATTCGACCAAAAAATCATTAACCGTGGTCCCTAAAGGGGTTGGCTGAAAAAGACCTTCTACCTTTTCCACGTATTGACGAGTCTGAATCGTAGAAATGATGGGAGCGTATGTCGAAGGCCGACCAATGCCTCTTTCTTCTAAAGCTTTAATTAAAGAAGCTTCGCTGTATCTGGGTGGCGCCAGGGTGAATTTTTGTTTGGGATTAAGCTTAACCAAATCTAAATCATCACCTTTTTTAACTTCGGGCAATTCCATCCCTCCCTCTGGCTCCTGCCGATTATCAAGAATTAACCAACCAGCAAATTTAATAATCTTGCCTTCACTGGTTAAAAGATAAATATTTTTCTTAGAAGTGGCTTGGGTTTTAATCTTCGTTTTATCCCAAAGAGCGGCTTTCATCTGCGAAGCCAAAGCCCTTTTCCAAATCAATTCATAAAGACGTTGTTCTTCACGACCTAATTTTTCAGAAATTTTATTAGGCGCTCTTTGGATATCAGTCGGTCTAACCGCCTCGTGGGCCTCTTGAGCCACCTTGGATTTAGTTTGATAAAAATAAGGCTTCTCCGGAACATATTCCTTCCCATAAGTACTATTTATATAGGCGCGCATCTTTTCGACGGCTGACTGAGCCAAATTAAAGGAATCAGTCCGATGATAGGTAATCAAACCTTTTTCATAAAGACGCTGGGCCGCATACATCGTTCTCTTACTGGAAAAACCTAAACGCCGAACCGCATTCTGTTGTAAAGTGGAAGTACTAAAAGGCGGCAAAGGTCTTTGTTTAACTTCTTTTCTTTCAACCTCGTAAACCTCGTAATTAGCCTTCTTCAAATCATCAACCATTTCTCGAGATTGAGTTTCATTCTCAATCTTGACTGTCTGGCCATTTTTCTTAATTAATTTGGCTTCAAAAATAGGGGCGTCCTTTAATTGACCACCAAGAAGCTTCTTTAATTTAGCCCAAATCTCCCAATATTCTTCAGGAACGAATTTTTCAATCTCTCTTTCCCGATCAACAATCAAACGAACGGTCACTGACTGAACCCGACCAGCTGATAAACCCCGTCGGATTTTGCGCCAAAGGAGAGGGGAAAGTTTATAGCCAACTAGCCGATCAAGAATCCGCCGGGCTTGCTGGGCATGAACCAAATCAAGGTTAACTTTCTTAGGATCAGCCAAAGCTTTTTCAATTGCCTCTTTAGTAATCTCATGGAAAACAATTCGAGCTAAATCATCGGCTTTTCTTTTAAGAATATAGGCAATATGGAAGGCAATCGCTTCACCTTCGCGATCCGGGTCAGTCGCCAAAAAAATCTTCTTAGCTTTTTTAGCGGAATCTTTAATTTTCTGAATCGCTTCTTTCTTCTGAGGTACCAAAGCATATTCAGGTTTAAAGTCTTTTTCGACGTCAATACTTAATTTCTTTTTAGGCAAATCCCGAATATGACCCATCGTCGAAACCACCTGATAACCTTTACCCAAAAAGCGAGTTAAAGTTTTTGATTTCGTTGGTGACTCAACAATAATTAAATTCATTTCTTTATTGAATATAACATATTACCCAAATTTTTGATTTGACCCTTGATTTCCATCAAACTTATAAGCTTCATTACCTGACCAGGATCAAAACCTGATTCCTGGACAATCTCCTCAATAGATTTTGCCTGACTCTTAAGTAAAAATAAAATCACTTCTTCTTCAGGATTTTCAGCAACTATTTCCTTTAATCTTTTAATTCTAGTCTCTTTGTCAAAACCTAACTCTTCTAAAATATCATCAACCTCAAAAACAAGTTTGGCTCCCATCTTAATTAAATAAGCCGGACCAGCCGCATTTGGCGAAGTAATCGGACCGGAAACAGCAAAAACCTCCCGGCCTTGTTCGGCCGCATGACGGGCGGTAATTAAAGTCCCAGATTTTTTCGGCGCTTCAATTACCAATGTCCCTAAAGATAAACCAGAAATAATCCTATTCCGGGATGGAAAACTGCCTGGCGTGGGTCTCACCCCTAAAGGAAATTCGGAAACAACTGCTCCATGATCCTTAGTAATCTCCTGAACCAAACCAAGATTCTCAGGCGGATAAACCAAATCCAAACCACAAGCCAAAACGCCAATTGTCCGACCACCAGCTTTTAAAGCAACCCTATGAGCCAAAGAATCAACCCCGCGAGCTAATCCAGAAACAATCGTCAAACCGGCTTTTACCAGTCCCTTAACCAGGTTTTCCGTCACCTGATAACCGTAATTTGTCATCCTTCTTGTACCTACCACCGCCATTGCTAATTTGTCTCGAGGACTGATAGTGCCTTTACTATATAACACAAATGGCGGATTATCTGTCTTTTTTAAGCTTTCTGGGTAACGATTATCATCTAGAAAATAGCACTCTATTTCATTTTCACGCAACCGAAGAAAATACGAATCTGGATTAAAGTCACGCCTGAATCTAACCAACCGAGAAGTTAATTTTGGTCCCAAACCAATCGCCAACAACTCCCCTTTCTTGGCTTGCCAAGCTTTTTTAGCCGAACCAAAATAATTTTTAAGAAGAGCAAATCTTTTAGGACCAATTCCCTCAAAAGCCGAAAAAGCTAACCAAGACAATCTCTCTTCATTCACCCTTCTAGAATAACATAAGAAGTTTCTTGCAAAAAAGTAGCGAGGTTTAACGCTTTTCCATTCGAATGGAAAGACCTCGCAATAACGTACACTTTACGGGTGTAAACCGTTTTCTTGAACTTGAATCGAAACCAATTGGTTTGACGGTTGATCTGGATGAGGATCTGTTATTCTCCAGACCAAACAGAGAAGAATCATAGCGATGACCCGATTCGGCTGGCAGTTGAGTATGTCATCTACTAACCAGAAGGCAATCGGATACGAAACCAGCCCGCTGATGAAAATGTAGAAGCTGGTTCTGGCTATGATTCTATCCGTCATCGTCAACCCAATGACTCCAGTCATGATGAAGAGGAGTGGGATCAAGATCATATAGAAAAGCACAGGCACCTCCCATAGGAGATGAATGCTAATCTCTCTCATCTGAACCCACCTCAGCCAGGTGCTGAAGATATGATACTCGAATATCACAGCAGCACCTATCAGACTGAAGTAGTAGAGTCCCGCCAGTACCTTCTTTCTCATCTCTCCCCCTCTCCCTTAGTAGGAATTCTTCACCATGAAATAGTGGCAAGCAGCCGCTCCCGAGGCAATGCTCGCAACAATCAGGACCATTCTCGGGATATAGCGCCAAGCTAACGCAGGGTCTCTTAGTATGAGGAGAAACAGGATTATTCCCATGGCCAAGAGTCCAAATATGCCACCCCACATGAACATTCGATATGGCGGCATTGGCGAAGGGTAACCTATCTTGTCTATCCTCCAGTAATTGAATGCTGCTACGAATAAACAACCGCCCGCGAAACCCTTCAGTAGATCCCAAAGCATGGTCCCCTCCCTCCTTTAGTTTACTTTTGAGTGTGCTAAAATCTAATATAAATAGTATTCTATCAATTATTATAGGATTTGTCAATCAGTTTTAAACCAGACCTCCATTACTTCTTTGACAATCGGCGCGGCCACATAAGAACCCTCGCCTCCAGCTTCTACTAGAGCGGTAACGACAATTTCTGGATCATCCACCGGCGCAAAAGCGGTTAACCAAGCATGAGTTCTGTCTTCAGGATCGCCAAATTCAGCCGTTCCGGTTTTACAGCCTACTTGAGGACTAAAATCAAAGAAAGGAAAAGCGGTCCCTTCAGGCGAACAAGCTTCTTTCATTCCCTCTTTGATTAATTTCAAAGTTTCCGGTTTTAGTTTTAAATCCACACATTCAGCAGTCTGATCTCCTTGTTTGATTTTGGGTGAACAAAGCTTGCCATTATTGGCAATGACACTGGTCATCATATTAACCTGCAGAGGTGTTGTTAACAGGTCTGCCTGACCAATGGCAAAATGATAAGTATTGCCTAAAAACCATTTTTCGCCAATGGTTTTTTCTTTCCATTCTGGTGTCGGCACTAAACCCTTAACCTCTCCTTTCAAATCAATTCTCGTTTCCCGACCCAAACCAAACGCCTTACCCCACTCTGCTAATTTATTGGCCCCTACCCACTCGCCAATTTTGTAAAAGAAAGTGTCGGTTGAACGTTTAATCGCCCTGACTAAATTAATTTCTCCTTCGGTTCGACCGTATTGAGTGTAATACCAATTCTTGTAAATGTAATCACCAATCTGAATAAAACCTTGGTCTTCATAAACAGTTCCTTCATCAACTTTACCCTCCTCAATCCCCGCCGCTACCGTCACAATTTTAAAGGTTGATCCAGGTGGATAAGCCCCACTAATGGCCCGATTAAACATGGGTTTTGACTCATTAATTAAATCTTCAGACTTAATCTGATTAGGATCAAAGGAAGGCGAAGAAATGAGTACAATAACTTGGCCGGTTTTAACTTCAGTAACCACCACGACCCCTGGTCTGCCTTTTAAGGCCTGGTAAGCTACTTTTGAGAGCTGGGCATCAAGGGAAAGATGAAGATCTTGACCTGGCAGAGATTCTGTCCGACCAATTTCCCGAACCCGATTCCCGGCCGTGTCCACTTCATAGATAACACCACCATCCTGACCCCGTAGAATCTTCTCATACTCTTCCTCAATTCCGGTCCGACCCACCAAATCACCTAATTGCCATTGATTTTTTCTGACTTCCTCTTCACTCGCCTCGCCTAAGTAACCTAAGACATGGGCCAGAGCCTGACCATAAAGATAATCTCGACCGACATCTAAACGCAAATCTGCTTCCTTTTTCCCACCAGCCACCTCAATCCTCAAAGCTTCCTCACGACTAATTTCCTCAAAGCAATCCCCTTCTTCCAAATCACAATTTTCTTTTTTCAATCGGTAAACCGGTTTGTTTTTAATTAAAGGCTTTCCCTGACGATCATAAATCATTCCCCTGGGCGCCGGAATGATTTCTTTTTTAATCCGATTCTCCTCAGCTAAAAGCCTATTTCTGGCGCCAAGAATAATCTGCAATTCAAAAAGACGACCAATTAACAATAAAAAACAAATAATTAAAAAACCATAGAAAAAATAGATTCTGCCTAAAGAAAACCTATTACCTTGTCTATTTTCTATATCTGATTCTGTCAGAAAAGAAGAATCAGGTTTAGCGGTGATATCTGTAGAAAGTTTCCTCATTGAAGTCTAAGTTGCTTGCGATCAATCCGACCAACCAAAAAGACTAAAAGATATCTGGCTCCTAAAGCCACCAAAGCCAAGATTAAACTCTCAAACCAGAACCAATAATGAGAGAAAATAAACCTATAAACCAAAGAACTAAAGAAAACAAAAACCGGTAAAAATAAAGGATAGAGTGAATCAAAACGCCGTGAATAAAGGGAAAGAAGAAAAACAACTACCAGGAAAATTAAACTCGAAAGACCAAGAGGCATACCCTTAGCCAAATCAAGTAACAAACCTGAAAAAAAAGCCACCAGAAAAACTTCTTTAGTTGGCCGAAAGATTGCCCAAGCAAGAACTAAAAGCAAAACCAAATTAAGCCTTAAAAAAGCACCCTGTAAAATAGCTAAGAAAAAAACCAGAATTAGAATTAAATAGGGCTTCATGGTATGACCAAGAAAACAAACCTTAATGACGAATAATCAAGTAAAGGAGAAACTACGGCCTGCTGATAAATCTCGGCTGTGCCTTTGTTCACTTCCTTGATCTGACCAATGACTAAATCAGGCAAGTAGCCTTCTTCGCCAGAAGTGACTATCAAATCACCTTGACGAATATCTTCTTCTTGTAAAACCCGTTCCAAAACCAATTGACCCCCAAATTTACCAATCAATAAACCTCGGGCTTGAAAACCAGTGGCCCCAGGTTGTTTAATCACCACCGGTATTCTTGAATTAGGGTCAGTGGGTAACTGGACCAAACTTTCTCTTTCATTAACCATAACCACTCGACCCACATAAATATTTTCTGAAACTAGATTCATGCCTACCTCAACCTCCTTACTCCTCCCTAAATCAATCTTCAGTTGTTCAGTCAAACCAATCACCCTAACCATTTTAAACTGCCAAGCTGAAGGTAAAGATGTTCCCAAAAGTTTTTTCAAGTATTCGTTTTCCTCAAGGCAAGTAGTTAATTTATTTTGATCAAGAGCCAATTGACGCAATTCAACCTGAAGTTCAGCAATCTGCTGACTTTCATTTCGATCAGCCAATTGATTAAAAGACTGATTAACAGATTGATAGACTGAATAAAAAGGACGTTCAATAAACAAAAAAGGTCTTTCGAAAAAACCTGTCACTCCGGTTAGCCAACCAAAATAATCAAACAAAAAGAAAAAAATAGAGATAAAAACTAGAAGTAAAAAGAAAGGAAAAATTTTCCTTAAAGAATCGTTACTCATAAAAATATCTTAACATAGAATATTTTAATTAACAGGATAATGGGCAATAAATTTAAATTCGCAACTAAAAAAACCGCAATCCTCCTCTCCAATCTCTTAAGACTCTAGATAGACAATGAAAATGAAAAATAATAGCAATTAATCTAAGGGGGTATTTCCTGCCAAGTGTAAGAAGGGGTAAAGAGCACTGAAGGAGCAGTCATCAAAAAGTCTGGTCGGTAAACAAATTTCTCTGCTGGTCTTGTTCTGTTCAAATCCTCTCCTAAATCTCTTGCCAACTCAAAAGACTGAGCCACAAAAACTCCTTCACCCACAAACTGAACATCGTTGCCTTCACCAACTTTATCAACCTCAAACTCTTTATCAGTAATAAAGACTCCTTCCACTTGAGTTACTGTTTCCGCTACCTTGATTTTTCCTGAGGCAATAATGGCTAAAAAGCCATTAACATCAAGATTACTATCAATATTCACCTCATTATCAACTAAGATAACAATTTTTGTTCCCTCAGGAATACTCCAACCATCAACCGTTAAAGCATCAGCAGTGTAGTA includes the following:
- the mreD gene encoding rod shape-determining protein MreD, which produces MKPYLILILVFFLAILQGAFLRLNLVLLLVLAWAIFRPTKEVFLVAFFSGLLLDLAKGMPLGLSSLIFLVVVFLLSLYSRRFDSLYPLFLPVFVFFSSLVYRFIFSHYWFWFESLILALVALGARYLLVFLVGRIDRKQLRLQ
- a CDS encoding penicillin-binding protein 2, whose translation is MRKLSTDITAKPDSSFLTESDIENRQGNRFSLGRIYFFYGFLIICFLLLIGRLFELQIILGARNRLLAEENRIKKEIIPAPRGMIYDRQGKPLIKNKPVYRLKKENCDLEEGDCFEEISREEALRIEVAGGKKEADLRLDVGRDYLYGQALAHVLGYLGEASEEEVRKNQWQLGDLVGRTGIEEEYEKILRGQDGGVIYEVDTAGNRVREIGRTESLPGQDLHLSLDAQLSKVAYQALKGRPGVVVVTEVKTGQVIVLISSPSFDPNQIKSEDLINESKPMFNRAISGAYPPGSTFKIVTVAAGIEEGKVDEGTVYEDQGFIQIGDYIYKNWYYTQYGRTEGEINLVRAIKRSTDTFFYKIGEWVGANKLAEWGKAFGLGRETRIDLKGEVKGLVPTPEWKEKTIGEKWFLGNTYHFAIGQADLLTTPLQVNMMTSVIANNGKLCSPKIKQGDQTAECVDLKLKPETLKLIKEGMKEACSPEGTAFPFFDFSPQVGCKTGTAEFGDPEDRTHAWLTAFAPVDDPEIVVTALVEAGGEGSYVAAPIVKEVMEVWFKTD
- the mreC gene encoding rod shape-determining protein MreC, coding for MSNDSLRKIFPFFLLLVFISIFFFLFDYFGWLTGVTGFFERPFLFIERPFYSVYQSVNQSFNQLADRNESQQIAELQVELRQLALDQNKLTTCLEENEYLKKLLGTSLPSAWQFKMVRVIGLTEQLKIDLGRSKEVEVGMNLVSENIYVGRVVMVNERESLVQLPTDPNSRIPVVIKQPGATGFQARGLLIGKFGGQLVLERVLQEEDIRQGDLIVTSGEEGYLPDLVIGQIKEVNKGTAEIYQQAVVSPLLDYSSLRFVFLVIP